The DNA sequence cccggctcggccgcGCCATCGCGGCGCTCGGCGCCTTTGTCCCCGCTGTCAGCGCcgagcggggcggcggcggcgcgcccCGACCGCTCCCGCCGGCCGCGCCCCGGCCACGCCCCCCGCGCCCGGCCACGCCCCCCGCGCGGGACACAATGCCCGGGCCCGCCCCACCCCCGCGCGCTCATTGGCTCCGCGCCGTTCCCGCATGACGTcaccggcggggcggggcgcggcgccCGATTTAAGGGGCGGCGAGGGGCGCGGCCGCCGCAGCGGCGAGTGCGGGAGCGGGCGGAGCGGGCTGTGAAGGCGGCAGGAGTAGCGGGGCGGCACCTTCAGACACCGGCACCATGCGTGAGATCGTGCACATCCAAGCCGGGCAGTGCGGCAACCAGATTGGCGCCAAGGTACGGACCGGCGAGCCGCTCGTCCGCCCGGCACTCCGCGCGTGGGGCGGTGCCCGCTCAGCCGGGCTCCGCTGTCCCGGGGAGAGCGCTGCCGGGAGGGAGAGACCGCGGCTTCCCGCTACGGAGCACCGCTGGGCTCGCCCGAGCCTGGGACGGTCCACGCGGGACGGTTCTTGGCTATTCCACCTTAGGGGGAAGCGCGGCGGGGTTCCCCTCCGTGGGTGCGGCTCGCCTTGGGGCAGAAGGGCAGGGCGGGGGCATCAGCTGCTGCCCGTCAGCCCCTCGCGGGCTGCAGGGGTCCCGGCGGGCGGGGGAAGGGGCGCCAGGCGCTGCCACACCCCTGCCGTCGGGGGGCAGGGGGGTGCGCGGGGCGCGGCCGCGGCTCGGTCTGGCCGGGGGCCGCACCCACGCGCGGCGAATCCCCGCGCGCCACGTGGCGGGGACTTGGCCGGGGGGCGAGAGAGGGGCGTGGCGGCACTGACCACCCTTCTGTGCCCTCAGTTCTGGGAGGTCATCAGCGATGAGCACGGCATCGACCCCACGGGCAGCTACCACGGGGACAGCGacctgcagctggagaggatCAACGTCTACTACAATGAGGCCACCGGTAACGCCCCTCTGCAATGAGCTTCCCGGGTGGGcaggggggctgcaggcaggggtCCCCCAGCCCTCCCCGCAGTGGGTGACGCCCCAGCACAGCTTAAACGGCTGCTTTGTTTTCCCATCCATGGATCTTTCCAAGTTCCCACACTCTCCTTGCCCTCAGCAGCAAATCATGGGGAAGCGGAtgggagcacagcagggctccTGTGAcagcggctgcctgctgcaggactGTAACGCTGCTGCTGGTTCCCCCCACAGGTAACAAGTATGTCCCCCGTGCCATCCTCGTGGACCTGGAACCCGGCACCATGGACTCCGTGCGCTCCGGCCCCTTTGGACAGATCTTCCGTCCCGACAACTTTGTCTTTGGTGAGTGACTGTGGCGTGGAGGAGTTCCCAGAACTCCACCCGCCGAAAAGGCTTGGAGCGAGCGTGCCAGTGACCCTGGGGAACCCCTGGGAATGCCCATAGCAGAGTGGGGATGGAAGAGAGGGGAGGAGCCCCGAGGGAAGAAGGGGCGGTGGCATCACCTGTGTTTGTCCCTGGGGCGCTAACGTGGCACCCGGCTTGTGGTGTGCCCCGCAGGTCAGAGCGGGGCCGGCAACAACTGGGCCAAGGGGCACTACACGGAAGGCGCCGAGCTGGTGGACTCTGTGCTGGACGTGGTGAGGAAGGAGTCGGAGAGCTGTGACTGCCTGCAGGGCTTCCAGCTGACCCACTCGCTGGGCGGAGGCACGGGCTCCGGCATGGGCACCCTCCTGATCAGCAAGATCCGCGAAGAGTACCCCGACCGCATCATGAACACCTTCAGCGTGATGCCCTCGCCCAAGGTGTCGGACACGGTGGTGGAGCCCTACAACGCCACCCTCTCTGTGCACCAGCTGGTGGAGAACACGGACGAGACCTACTGCATCGACAACGAGGCCCTGTATGACATTTGCTTCCGCACCCTGAAGCTGACCACTCCCACCTACGGGGACCTCAACCACCTGGTGTCGGCCACCATGAGCGGCGTGACCACCTGCCTTCGCTTCCCCGGCCAGCTGAACGCCGACCTGCGCAAGCTGGCGGTCAACATGGTGCCTTTCCCGCGGCTGCACTTCTTCATGCCGGGCTTCGCCCCGCTGACCAGCCGCGGCAGCCAGCAGTACCGCGCCCTGACGGTGCCCGAGCTGACGCAGCAGATGTTCGACTCCAAGAACATGATGGCCGCCTGCGACCCCCGCCACGGCCGCTACCTGACGGTGGCCGCCATCTTCCGGGGCCGCATGTCCATGAAGGAGGTGGACGAGCAGATGCTCAACGTGCAGAACAAGAACAGCAGCTACTTTGTGGAGTGGATCCCCAACAACGTCAAGACGGCCGTCTGCGACATCCCCCCGCGCGGCCTCAAGATGTCCGCCACCTTCATCGGCAACAGCACGGCCATCCAGGAGCTCTTCAAGAGGATCTCGGAGCAGTTCACGGCCATGTTCCGGCGCAAGGCCTTCCTGCACTGGTACACCGGCGAGGGCATGGATGAAATGGAGTTCACGGAGGCCGAGAGCAACATGAACGACCTGGTCTCTGAATACCAGCAATACCAGGATGCCACTGCTGATGAGCAGGGCGAgtttgaagaggaaggagaggaggatgAGGCGTAAAGTTGGGATGGGTAGGAGTTAAGTATAGTCTGAGCAGGCAAGTATTCATTGAGAGAAGGAATCTGTGCAGTTGTGCTGAAGCATGCATTTTTTCATTTGGTGCTCTCCACTGTTGCTTCTGTCAGCAGTTTTGTATCCTTGACTGTCCAATGTAACAGTAGTTGCAAAATACTTCAGAGTCTTCTGTTGAAATGGTTAACTTCTCAAACATAAAGGCTTTTTGTGTCCTAAACTGTCTCCTTTACTTTATTTCTCTCTAGATTAAGCAAGTAATTCTTGTGTAGTTTCCTGTAGCTTCGCTTCTCAGTTTATTCCTGAACCTCATGTTGAGCTCAATAAAACAAGAATTCTCAGGCTGTAAATTTAGTGGCACACGGAAACTGTAGTAGCTCAGCAAAAGATGCCAGGTAATTTATATAAACTCCTATGTTTAACAGCCTAGCTAATTGTTGAGGCAAAAGCTGCTTTATCTGATACAAACAAGTCGCTGCATTTGAATCGTGCAATTCCTCTTTATGGACATACATGGTAGAGAGGTCAGAGAGGAGGTATTGAATTCCACATTACAGGCTGTCAAAACTGATTTGACAGGATAGCTGCAGGCTTCTCTTCTGCCATTCAGCAGCTTATTTAACTTGCTCCAGGGACTGTAGTACAGGCATATGGGTGGCTGACTGGGATGTGACTTGATGCTGAGCTTGCTTATCTTTCCCTCAACTCTCCTTTCTAAATAGAAAAATTGTATGCAGAGAAGCATAGGTTTGTACTAGTTGGCAACTTGAGAGCTCAAGTAAAAACCCAGGCTTTTTCTCTTCAAGAATAAAATTTGTTTCCCAAAAATAGCCACTAACCTGCCCTTAACTGTGAAGGGATTGATTCTACAGGACAATCAATTCCCTTTAGGAGATAGGAGGTGATGGACAGATTTCTAGGCTCAAAGGTACCATACGGTACCCGAGCATACCATTGGTCACCTGTAGGTCCCCTGACAACAGCTGTCCCCAGGTTACATGTTTACAGAGCAATTGTTTGCTCCTGGTCCCCGCAGCAGGAGATGAGCCCCTACCcaggcagggggagcagtgcagctgcatCCTGCTGTGCATCTTTGCAAAGGTAAGTGTTGTTTTTTTACAGTGAGGGAGGGAGGATTGATGTTCCTATGTTCTTAGAGGATGCGAGAACCCTGAATGAATCTACAATGTTGATAACAGCGCTTAGCAAAGTTTCACAGATCCTAATCCTCCCACAGAGCAAGAGTGAAATTCCTCCTGGAGTTCAGCAGTTACCCGATATGTAAGCTTAGTCCTTAGTTCATCCAAGCACCACTCAGAGGAGTGGTCCTGCACTACAAAAATGTGTTGCTAAGAGAACTGCCACCAATGCTACAATTACTGCAGTCCTTACTGCTCTGAAAGAGCTGGTATTCACATGGGTGCAGCCTCTATTGTGGTCCTTTGCTGAAATGCTTGCAAGGCATTACTGGAATAAAGAATGAAAAGGGAGCTGCTGTGCATAACTAATATCTTGCCTGTTTTGAGTCCTCTGCCTGTGGACACTGCTCTGAATGTATGCTGTTCTTTGCTGATGGGCCTGGCTACGCTGGTGTGTGCAGGACAACAGGCACTTGCTAAagcttttctctcct is a window from the Passer domesticus isolate bPasDom1 chromosome 1, bPasDom1.hap1, whole genome shotgun sequence genome containing:
- the LOC135303836 gene encoding tubulin beta-2 chain — encoded protein: MREIVHIQAGQCGNQIGAKFWEVISDEHGIDPTGSYHGDSDLQLERINVYYNEATGNKYVPRAILVDLEPGTMDSVRSGPFGQIFRPDNFVFGQSGAGNNWAKGHYTEGAELVDSVLDVVRKESESCDCLQGFQLTHSLGGGTGSGMGTLLISKIREEYPDRIMNTFSVMPSPKVSDTVVEPYNATLSVHQLVENTDETYCIDNEALYDICFRTLKLTTPTYGDLNHLVSATMSGVTTCLRFPGQLNADLRKLAVNMVPFPRLHFFMPGFAPLTSRGSQQYRALTVPELTQQMFDSKNMMAACDPRHGRYLTVAAIFRGRMSMKEVDEQMLNVQNKNSSYFVEWIPNNVKTAVCDIPPRGLKMSATFIGNSTAIQELFKRISEQFTAMFRRKAFLHWYTGEGMDEMEFTEAESNMNDLVSEYQQYQDATADEQGEFEEEGEEDEA